One Xyrauchen texanus isolate HMW12.3.18 chromosome 2, RBS_HiC_50CHRs, whole genome shotgun sequence genomic window carries:
- the LOC127617109 gene encoding SKI family transcriptional corepressor 1 homolog-B-like isoform X6, with protein MESIPSQLSTGRDVSSSPNSKQELQPYSSTSSLKPNQVSETALYGVPIVSLVIDGQERLCLAQISNTLLKNYSYNEIHNRRVALGITCVQCTPVQLEILRRAGAMPISSRRCGMITKREAERLCKSFLGAHNPPKLPENFAFDVLHECAWGSRGSFIPARYNSSRAKCIKCTYCNMYFSPNKFIFHSHRTPESKYTQPDAANFNSWRRHLKLTDKSLSDDLCHAWEDVKAMFNGGSRKRVMSGSGSEMSSPLKQHASGNITQTSSSEVPHKSLRCDDDRGNLSLTNSVRNYPVIPVPSKSFGMLQKIPPPIFPHPYTFSAFGLCQKKDDGVGEQNKTSVPGMFWPGAKDSLYPSFPVFWPTTGSLPLASYQPAQPKPHTDSLGGRQAETEISESVRGANTPRDSLFDNERCSSSQSLRNDEDRSGDEARSTEGQPATPRKRSYISAFRPVVKDAESIAKLYGNRDAYSGAHSGHISPDLVSESSSYRSASPCQDSGEDPDVDVESHRMPDDEESIQLSVDDRQSPVHGEISLNNHDEHGHTPQPDGDQMSNFSDTDSSDNKHKKHGAKKNDGSFYNVYQHEKEGASLQSTPPCSAYKLRRSAPESNDSRISTNSPTEDDCDLQKSCSAQINVSKENPNDASLRSTDKRCHLFEKDIENMAKEELRKQLLEQVELRKKLEREFQSLKDNFQDQMKRELSYREEMVQQLQILTTLFTISPAKC; from the exons ATGGAGTCGATACCCAGTCAGCTGTCTACGGGACGAGATGTCAGCTCTTCTCCCAACTCAAAGCAAGAACTGCAGCCTTATTCTAGCACCAGCTCGCTGAAGCCAAATCAAGTGAGTGAGACTGCGCTGTACGGAGTGCCCATCGTCTCGTTGGTCATAGACGGTCAGGAGAGACTGTGTCTGGCGCAAATTTCCAACACTTTGTTGAAGAACTACAGCTACAACGAAATCCACAATAGACGCGTGGCTCTTGGAATTACGTGTGTGCAGTGCACACCGGTGCAGCTGGAGATCCTGAGGCGCGCGGGGGCCATGCCCATCTCCTCGCGCCGCTGTGGCATGATCACCAAACGCGAGGCCGAGCGCCTCTGCAAGTCTTTCCTCGGGGCTCACAATCCTCCCAAACTACCCGAGAATTTTGCATTCGATGTTTTACACGAGTGCGCCTGGGGGAGCAGGGGAAGCTTCATACCTGCGAGGTACAACAGCTCCAGGGCGAAATGCATCAAGTGCACCTATTGCAATATGTATTTTTCACCCAACAAATTCATATTTCATTCTCATCGCACACCCGAGTCCAAGTACACACAGCCGGACGCGGCCAATTTTAATTCGTGGAGACGCCATCTAAAATTGACCGATAAAAGCTTGTCTGACGATCTTTGTCACGCGTGGGAGGACGTTAAGGCCATGTTTAACGGCGGGAGCCGAAAGCGGGTAATGTCAGGGAGTGGATCGGAAATGTCATCTCCACTTAAACAGCACGCTTCCGGCAACATCACTCAGACCAGTTCCTCTGAAGTTCCTCACAAATCTTTGCGCTGCGATGACGACCGTGGTAACCTCAGTTTAACCAACAGTGTGCGGAACTATCCGGTCATTCCGGTGCCTAGTAAGAGTTTTGGCATGCTCCAGAAGATCCCGCCTCCCATCTTTCCGCATCCGTATACTTTCTCGGCGTTTGGACTGTGTCAAAAAAAGGATGATGGCGTTGGTGAACAGAATAAGACTAGTGTACCAGGTATGTTTTGGCCCGGGGCAAAGGACAGTCTCTATCCGTCGTTCCCCGTTTTTTGGCCCACCACAGGAAGCCTGCCGCTCGCATCCTATCAACCAGCACAACCAAAACCACACACGGACTCTCTGGGTGGCAGACAAGCCGAAACAGAGATTTCAGAGAGCGTGAGGGGGGCAAACACACCTAGAGACAGTCTGTTTGATAACGAGCGCTGTTCCAGCTCGCAGTCCCTCAGGAACGACGAGGACAGATCTGGGGACGAGGCAAGGTCAACTGAGGGTCAACCAGCCACCCCCAGAAAGAGGAGCTATATTTCGGCCTTCAGACCAGTCGTTAAAGACGCAGAGAGTATAGCTAAGCTCTATGGAAACAGGGATGCATACAGCGGAGCCCATTCTGGCCATATATCACCGGATTTAGTAAGTGAGAGCTCCAGCTACAGATCTGCCTCTCCATGCCAGGACAGTGGGGAAGATCCAGATGTGGACGTGGAATCTCACAGAATGCCAGATGATGAGGAGTCCATACAACTTTCCGTGGATGATCGTCAAAGTCCCGTGCATGGGGAAATCTCTTTGAACAATCACGACGAGCACGGACACACACCGCAGCCGGACGGTGACCAGATGTCCAATTTCAGTGACACAGACTCCTCTGATAACAAGCACAAAAAGCATGGGGCAAAGAAAAACGATGGTAGTTTTTATAat GTGTACCAACATGAAAAAGAAGGAGCATCTCTGCAGAGCACACCGCCTTGTTCAGCATATAAACTTCGTCGCAGCGCCCCGGAATCAAACG ATTCACGCATTTCAACCAACAGCCCAACAGAGGACGATTGTGATTTACAGAAATCCTGTTCGGCCCAAATTAACGTTAGCAAAGAGAATCCAA ATGACGCTTCATTGAGAAGTACTGATAAAAGATGTCATCTTTTCGAGAAAGACATCGAGAATATGGCGAAAG AAGAGCTCCGAAAGCAGCTCTTGGAGCAAGTGGAGCTAAGAAAAAAACTGGAACGGGAATTTCAAAGCTTGAAAG ATAATTTTCAGGATCAAATGAAGAGGGAACTGTCTTATCGAGAGGAGATGGTCCAGCAGCTGCAAATT CTCACGACGCTCTTCACCATTTCTCCTGCAAAATGCTAA
- the LOC127617109 gene encoding SKI family transcriptional corepressor 1 homolog-B-like isoform X5: MESIPSQLSTGRDVSSSPNSKQELQPYSSTSSLKPNQVSETALYGVPIVSLVIDGQERLCLAQISNTLLKNYSYNEIHNRRVALGITCVQCTPVQLEILRRAGAMPISSRRCGMITKREAERLCKSFLGAHNPPKLPENFAFDVLHECAWGSRGSFIPARYNSSRAKCIKCTYCNMYFSPNKFIFHSHRTPESKYTQPDAANFNSWRRHLKLTDKSLSDDLCHAWEDVKAMFNGGSRKRVMSGSGSEMSSPLKQHASGNITQTSSSEVPHKSLRCDDDRGNLSLTNSVRNYPVIPVPSKSFGMLQKIPPPIFPHPYTFSAFGLCQKKDDGVGEQNKTSVPGMFWPGAKDSLYPSFPVFWPTTGSLPLASYQPAQPKPHTDSLGGRQAETEISESVRGANTPRDSLFDNERCSSSQSLRNDEDRSGDEARSTEGQPATPRKRSYISAFRPVVKDAESIAKLYGNRDAYSGAHSGHISPDLVSESSSYRSASPCQDSGEDPDVDVESHRMPDDEESIQLSVDDRQSPVHGEISLNNHDEHGHTPQPDGDQMSNFSDTDSSDNKHKKHGAKKNDGSFYNVYQHEKEGASLQSTPPCSAYKLRRSAPESNDSRISTNSPTEDDCDLQKSCSAQINVSKENPNDASLRSTDKRCHLFEKDIENMAKEELRKQLLEQVELRKKLEREFQSLKDNFQDQMKRELSYREEMVQQLQIKLTTLFTISPAKC, from the exons ATGGAGTCGATACCCAGTCAGCTGTCTACGGGACGAGATGTCAGCTCTTCTCCCAACTCAAAGCAAGAACTGCAGCCTTATTCTAGCACCAGCTCGCTGAAGCCAAATCAAGTGAGTGAGACTGCGCTGTACGGAGTGCCCATCGTCTCGTTGGTCATAGACGGTCAGGAGAGACTGTGTCTGGCGCAAATTTCCAACACTTTGTTGAAGAACTACAGCTACAACGAAATCCACAATAGACGCGTGGCTCTTGGAATTACGTGTGTGCAGTGCACACCGGTGCAGCTGGAGATCCTGAGGCGCGCGGGGGCCATGCCCATCTCCTCGCGCCGCTGTGGCATGATCACCAAACGCGAGGCCGAGCGCCTCTGCAAGTCTTTCCTCGGGGCTCACAATCCTCCCAAACTACCCGAGAATTTTGCATTCGATGTTTTACACGAGTGCGCCTGGGGGAGCAGGGGAAGCTTCATACCTGCGAGGTACAACAGCTCCAGGGCGAAATGCATCAAGTGCACCTATTGCAATATGTATTTTTCACCCAACAAATTCATATTTCATTCTCATCGCACACCCGAGTCCAAGTACACACAGCCGGACGCGGCCAATTTTAATTCGTGGAGACGCCATCTAAAATTGACCGATAAAAGCTTGTCTGACGATCTTTGTCACGCGTGGGAGGACGTTAAGGCCATGTTTAACGGCGGGAGCCGAAAGCGGGTAATGTCAGGGAGTGGATCGGAAATGTCATCTCCACTTAAACAGCACGCTTCCGGCAACATCACTCAGACCAGTTCCTCTGAAGTTCCTCACAAATCTTTGCGCTGCGATGACGACCGTGGTAACCTCAGTTTAACCAACAGTGTGCGGAACTATCCGGTCATTCCGGTGCCTAGTAAGAGTTTTGGCATGCTCCAGAAGATCCCGCCTCCCATCTTTCCGCATCCGTATACTTTCTCGGCGTTTGGACTGTGTCAAAAAAAGGATGATGGCGTTGGTGAACAGAATAAGACTAGTGTACCAGGTATGTTTTGGCCCGGGGCAAAGGACAGTCTCTATCCGTCGTTCCCCGTTTTTTGGCCCACCACAGGAAGCCTGCCGCTCGCATCCTATCAACCAGCACAACCAAAACCACACACGGACTCTCTGGGTGGCAGACAAGCCGAAACAGAGATTTCAGAGAGCGTGAGGGGGGCAAACACACCTAGAGACAGTCTGTTTGATAACGAGCGCTGTTCCAGCTCGCAGTCCCTCAGGAACGACGAGGACAGATCTGGGGACGAGGCAAGGTCAACTGAGGGTCAACCAGCCACCCCCAGAAAGAGGAGCTATATTTCGGCCTTCAGACCAGTCGTTAAAGACGCAGAGAGTATAGCTAAGCTCTATGGAAACAGGGATGCATACAGCGGAGCCCATTCTGGCCATATATCACCGGATTTAGTAAGTGAGAGCTCCAGCTACAGATCTGCCTCTCCATGCCAGGACAGTGGGGAAGATCCAGATGTGGACGTGGAATCTCACAGAATGCCAGATGATGAGGAGTCCATACAACTTTCCGTGGATGATCGTCAAAGTCCCGTGCATGGGGAAATCTCTTTGAACAATCACGACGAGCACGGACACACACCGCAGCCGGACGGTGACCAGATGTCCAATTTCAGTGACACAGACTCCTCTGATAACAAGCACAAAAAGCATGGGGCAAAGAAAAACGATGGTAGTTTTTATAat GTGTACCAACATGAAAAAGAAGGAGCATCTCTGCAGAGCACACCGCCTTGTTCAGCATATAAACTTCGTCGCAGCGCCCCGGAATCAAACG ATTCACGCATTTCAACCAACAGCCCAACAGAGGACGATTGTGATTTACAGAAATCCTGTTCGGCCCAAATTAACGTTAGCAAAGAGAATCCAA ATGACGCTTCATTGAGAAGTACTGATAAAAGATGTCATCTTTTCGAGAAAGACATCGAGAATATGGCGAAAG AAGAGCTCCGAAAGCAGCTCTTGGAGCAAGTGGAGCTAAGAAAAAAACTGGAACGGGAATTTCAAAGCTTGAAAG ATAATTTTCAGGATCAAATGAAGAGGGAACTGTCTTATCGAGAGGAGATGGTCCAGCAGCTGCAAATT AAGCTCACGACGCTCTTCACCATTTCTCCTGCAAAATGCTAA